The genomic stretch CGTGTTCGGCGATGGGTTCTCAGCAGGACGAGGGTGAGAGGGCCCCCGGGTGCACAAGGGCATGGCATGGCCCCCCGCACACCCCAGAGAGATCCggcaggaggaagagagagggaggagagaggaaaagccttttttcccccctttctctcccCGTTTGAGCCGAAGTGACCCGCAGTATCTGGAGAAGGTTTTTGAAGACgtttgggagggagggagagagttTTCTGCTGAGAAACTCAATCTGCCATACAGTAGCGACTGCATCTGGGATCTGTCACCGCTGACAGCAccacagggcacagacatgATCTTCCGCACAACACTGCAACTCCCCAAAATACCCTCCTCGCTCCCAAGGTATCTGCCGGCTTGCATCGCACTCCTTCGCCAAAAGGGGGAAAGCAACCTGAGTCCCCGCAAATAAATACACCGAGGGGAAGGCAAGAGAGAGCAACCCTATCTCCCCCTTCCTCTCCGCGATGCTGAACGCTCGGCCGCCGAGGGCGCAAGGCGAGAGGCGATGTCATGCTCTGAGGGCGCAAAAGCCATAAATGTAGGCTCTCGCGCCGCGAGATTCTCGGGAATGACTTTAATGAATAATTTCGGAGACAGTTATGGCTTTAGGTAATTACTGTGCGGCTCTATGAAAACCA from Aphelocoma coerulescens isolate FSJ_1873_10779 chromosome 4, UR_Acoe_1.0, whole genome shotgun sequence encodes the following:
- the LOC138109755 gene encoding uncharacterized protein isoform X2; this encodes MQAGRYLGSEEGILGSCSVVRKIMSVPCGAVSGDRSQMQSLLYGRLSFSAENSLPPSQTSSKTFSRYCGSLRLKRGEKGGKKGFSSLLPLSSSCRISLGCAGGHAMPLCTRGPSHPRPAENPSPNTGTVVQKEPVILSRGSSEPQSEPDAAAAPALLGGTAAAGAFPLRWPSASLGTRLREYLRRICIYFFPEKGFSFCIFCLSQAHKWIKQVLHCCI